The sequence GTTCTTTATGTGTCTATAGAGACCTATGAAGAGACCGTTAATCAAGGTTGGAGTGCCAAGGCCAAGCGTAATCCATTTTTGGCCTTACAGCAGTATTTGCAGTTGCGCGGTAATACGGTACAAAGTAGTGCGCGCATGGCCCAATTGGATCAGTTGCCGGATAGCGGTGTGATTTTAATTACCGATACTCGTCAGTTGAAAAAAGCAGATCGGCTCAGCGCTTTGAGGCAATGGATGGAGCAGGGGGGGAATCTGGTGGTGGGCGCTCACATCAGCAGCGGAGATGAAAAAAACGCTTTGTTAGAGCAATTTAGTGTGAGCAAGGAACAGGTTGACTGTGATTGTGAGGAACAAACCGAAAACGAAGACTTGCTGGACAAAAAACTGAGTGAGCTGTTGCGTGACGCCAATAAAAAAGCCAAAACCGATCCGGACCAGACTGCAAAGGATACTATACCTGAGAACAAAATAGACAATTCCATTCCCGATTCGGAACTGACAAAATTGTTTTTTAACAACATAGATCAACCACTGCGTATTCATTTTGATCGGGGTTCCGCTTTAAAACATCCGACCTTGTCCGGTGAAAAACACAACGGCCCTACGCCTTTTTATTGGGATGGCAATAGTGCCGGTGCGCAGATTATGCAGTTTGAAGTGGGCACGGGATTGTTGACTGTGCTGGCAGATGCTGAGATCTGGAACATTGAACAAATCAAAAAAGTAGACCACGCTTATTTGGCTACCATACTGTTGGGAGACAAGGGTAATGTGCTCTTGGTTTATGGTATGCAAATGCCTACTCTGTTCGAGTTGTTGCAACAGCATACACCCGAATTGCTGCTGGCGTGCTTGGTATGGTTGTTTATCTGGTTACTTATCAAAACCAAGCGATTTGGTCCCGTGAGGGAACTGGATGTTACCACCCGGCGTAGTCTGGACGAGCACATCAGTGCCACCAGTGGTTATTTTTGGCGTTCGAAGCACCGGTTAAAATTGATTGAGGATATGCATGCCATTGTGTTTCGGAAAATCCACCGGGCCAATCCCCGGTTTAGTGCTTTGGACGAAACCAGACAAAAGGATTGGCTTAGAGAGCAATGTGACATTTCCTCAGCGGATGTGGAAATGGCGTTATATCGTACCGATATTGATTCGGAAGACGAATTTTATTACGTAATCAGTTTAATACAAAAAATTGGAAATCGATTATGAATGATGATTCAGACAGCATGGTTAACGGCACTGCCGTTGCCAGTGAAAAAGTGAACGCGATTCGCCAGTCCATCAGCCGCATCCTGATTGGTCAGAACGACGTGGTTGATCAGGTGTTGATCGCTTTACTATGCGGCGGTCACGTACTCATTGAAGGGGTGCCGGGATTGGGTAAAACCTTGCTGGTGCGGAGCCTGGCAGCTTGTTTCGATGGCAGTCATAAGCGTATACAATTTACGCCTGATCTTATGCCTGCGGATATTACCGGCCACACCATCTACGATATGCGCGAAGGTAAATTTCATGTACGCAAAGGGCCGGTGTTCACCAACCTGCTACTGGCTGATGAAATTAATCGTTCACCGGCAAAGACCCAGGCGGCTTTATTGGAAGTCATGCAGGAAAAGCAGGTCACCATCGAAGGAACACGTCTGTCGGTGGAGTTACCCTTTATGGTATTGGCTACTCAGAATCCCATTGAGCAAGAAGGCACCTACCCCTTACCGGAAGCGGAGCTGGATCGCTTTTTGTTGAAAATATTTATCGACTATCCCAGTCACGAGGACGAAGTGAAGCTGACTCAAGCAGTCACCCATGGTAGCGTCGACGACGCCTTATCGGTGGATGTGGGCGATGCCAAACATACCCCGCAAGATATACTGCAACTGCAAAAAATGGTGGCGAATATCGCTGTAGACCAACAAGTGATGGACTATGCTGTGCGCATTGTCCGGGCAACGCGAAACAGCCCCGCCATTGTGAAAGGCGCCGGTCCCAGGGCCTGTATCGGTTTGGTTCGGGCGGCGCGTGCCAATGCTTTTTTGCGCGGGGAAAATTTTGTATTACCTGATGATGTTAAGGCGATGGCACTGCCGGTGATGCGACACCGAATCATTTTATCTGCGGATATGGAAATTAACGGCCAAACGGCAGACAACGTTTTAGCGGGAATTTTGGATACCGTAGAAGCGCCACGCCTGTGATGAATATTGGTATGAATTGTAGTGGCTGCGACGAATGAGACCCAGTAATATTCAACTGCGTGTTCTCGGGCTATGGGTATTGCTCGCGCTGGGACTGGCGTTGGCCAGGTCTTGGTTGACGTCGGAACAGGTGTCTTTCTATGTCATGCTGTGGTGGGGGAGCGGCCTAGGCGTGCTCTTCGTCGCGGTTATGGATGCCTTTGCTCTGCGTGAAGTCCGCATGGTGAGTGTAAGCCGAGAAATGCCGGGCAGTTTTTCTCTGGGGGCCTCCAATGCCATCAAATTAACCATAAACAATCCCTTCGAACGTGCACTGGAGATGACAGTGTTCGA comes from Gammaproteobacteria bacterium and encodes:
- a CDS encoding DUF4350 domain-containing protein, with the translated sequence MKLKVGVAVLCLILGLIGYVLYVSIETYEETVNQGWSAKAKRNPFLALQQYLQLRGNTVQSSARMAQLDQLPDSGVILITDTRQLKKADRLSALRQWMEQGGNLVVGAHISSGDEKNALLEQFSVSKEQVDCDCEEQTENEDLLDKKLSELLRDANKKAKTDPDQTAKDTIPENKIDNSIPDSELTKLFFNNIDQPLRIHFDRGSALKHPTLSGEKHNGPTPFYWDGNSAGAQIMQFEVGTGLLTVLADAEIWNIEQIKKVDHAYLATILLGDKGNVLLVYGMQMPTLFELLQQHTPELLLACLVWLFIWLLIKTKRFGPVRELDVTTRRSLDEHISATSGYFWRSKHRLKLIEDMHAIVFRKIHRANPRFSALDETRQKDWLREQCDISSADVEMALYRTDIDSEDEFYYVISLIQKIGNRL
- a CDS encoding MoxR family ATPase translates to MNDDSDSMVNGTAVASEKVNAIRQSISRILIGQNDVVDQVLIALLCGGHVLIEGVPGLGKTLLVRSLAACFDGSHKRIQFTPDLMPADITGHTIYDMREGKFHVRKGPVFTNLLLADEINRSPAKTQAALLEVMQEKQVTIEGTRLSVELPFMVLATQNPIEQEGTYPLPEAELDRFLLKIFIDYPSHEDEVKLTQAVTHGSVDDALSVDVGDAKHTPQDILQLQKMVANIAVDQQVMDYAVRIVRATRNSPAIVKGAGPRACIGLVRAARANAFLRGENFVLPDDVKAMALPVMRHRIILSADMEINGQTADNVLAGILDTVEAPRL